The nucleotide window TCCGGCGTTCGTCGCGAGCGAGCGGAAGAAATGCGGGGCCATCGCGCTCGTGAACTCTCCGACCGTGGCCTGCGAGAACTCGCCGTCGAACTCGAACAACGGCCGGCCCGAGATATCGACGACAGCGCCCGCGACGGCCTCGTCGAGTGGGACTTTCCGATCGGCGAACCGTTGGATCCCGGCACGGTCGCCGAGCGCCTCGTCGAAAGCTGTCCCGAGCGCGATGGCGACGTCCTCGATCGTGTGGTGGTCGTCGATGTGGAGGTCGCCGTCGCAGGTCACGTCGAGATCGAACAGGCCGTGTTTCGCGAACGAGTCGAGCATGTGATCGAGAAAGCCGATGCCCGTCTCGGCGGTCGCGTCGCCGTCGCCGTCGATGGTGAGCGAGAGCTCGATGGCCGTCTCGGCCGTCTCGCGCGTTACGGTCGCGGTCCGGGGCATATCGGTGCTTTCCGGGCAGACGTAAGGCCGTTGTGCTAGCCGTCGGTCGTTCCAAACCCTTATTTTCCAGCCGACTGCCATCTGAGCTATGGATATCGACGATGGAACGAGCGACCGTAACCCGGACGACGACCGGTCCACTGCCGG belongs to Halococcus qingdaonensis and includes:
- the hisB gene encoding imidazoleglycerol-phosphate dehydratase HisB gives rise to the protein MPRTATVTRETAETAIELSLTIDGDGDATAETGIGFLDHMLDSFAKHGLFDLDVTCDGDLHIDDHHTIEDVAIALGTAFDEALGDRAGIQRFADRKVPLDEAVAGAVVDISGRPLFEFDGEFSQATVGEFTSAMAPHFFRSLATNAGLTLHTEATGENAHHEIEALFKAVARALDDATRPDERREGTPSTKGTL